One segment of Dyella jiangningensis DNA contains the following:
- a CDS encoding IS3 family transposase, producing the protein HLSHEEARSDVFDYIEIFYNRQRRHGHLGGLAPMMFEAANSKSSS; encoded by the coding sequence CATTTATCGCACGAGGAAGCACGCAGCGATGTGTTCGATTACATCGAGATTTTCTACAACCGGCAACGCCGACATGGACATCTGGGTGGCCTTGCGCCAATGATGTTCGAGGCGGCTAACTCAAAATCCAGCAGCTAA